Proteins from one Chitinophaga oryzae genomic window:
- a CDS encoding SusD/RagB family nutrient-binding outer membrane lipoprotein → MTMIFLNIRNRFKAVSAAVLATALLGSCTKDFVETNKDPNRLESITPGTLLNPTIYNAASYGMSRSRSFTFELMQVAGGYPNESVEDQAYLYDFREDIGNGIWNTYYQGLANAREMELSAIKLGNNNYLAISLTLKAWFYSMLTDCFGDIPMSNALNGEQGTFFPAFDKQEVIYKTILADLEKANTLYGTGTTTMYAPDILFNNDLTKWRKFTNSLRLRLLLRTMKRLPGNADIMSAMLQDATKYPIFQSNAEAAVLNITGTTPNISPWSRPQDFSTSRVYFDFFISNLSNFKDPRLALFAGQAKDKNNKNIGYKGLPVNYMESPASVNYSPSGLLQRLVIAPMIAPVLSYAEVELIQAELAQRNIIPAATAEEHYQKGVKAAIEMWGGVMPDNYFTLESTKYDGTLERIMLQKYYALFFTDYQQWFEHRRTGLPVLPTTTFMYNDRKMPNRLYYPTTARVYNTDNYLKAVEQMGGDKIDIKVWWQQ, encoded by the coding sequence ATGACCATGATATTTCTGAACATACGCAACCGCTTTAAAGCCGTATCTGCCGCCGTACTGGCCACTGCGCTGCTGGGCAGTTGCACCAAAGACTTTGTGGAAACCAACAAGGACCCGAACCGCCTTGAAAGCATTACACCGGGCACCCTGCTGAATCCTACCATTTACAACGCCGCCTCTTACGGCATGAGCCGCAGCCGCTCCTTTACTTTTGAGCTGATGCAGGTCGCCGGCGGATACCCGAACGAGTCCGTAGAAGACCAGGCTTACCTGTACGACTTCCGCGAAGATATCGGCAACGGCATCTGGAATACTTACTACCAGGGCCTCGCCAACGCCCGTGAAATGGAATTGTCTGCCATCAAACTGGGCAACAATAACTACCTCGCGATATCCCTCACCCTGAAAGCCTGGTTCTATTCCATGCTGACAGACTGTTTCGGCGATATCCCGATGAGCAACGCACTGAACGGCGAACAGGGCACTTTCTTCCCTGCATTCGACAAACAGGAGGTCATCTATAAAACCATCCTGGCAGACCTGGAAAAAGCCAATACCCTGTACGGTACCGGTACCACTACCATGTATGCGCCGGACATCCTTTTCAACAACGACCTGACCAAATGGAGAAAGTTCACCAACTCCCTCCGCCTCCGCCTGCTGCTGCGCACGATGAAAAGACTGCCCGGCAACGCAGACATCATGTCCGCCATGTTGCAGGACGCTACTAAATATCCCATCTTCCAGAGCAATGCCGAAGCCGCCGTGCTGAACATTACAGGCACTACGCCGAATATCTCGCCCTGGAGCAGACCACAGGACTTCAGCACCAGCCGCGTGTATTTTGATTTCTTTATCAGCAACCTGAGCAACTTCAAAGATCCCCGCTTAGCGCTGTTTGCAGGCCAGGCAAAAGATAAGAACAACAAAAACATCGGGTACAAAGGTCTTCCCGTGAATTACATGGAGTCGCCTGCCAGCGTTAACTACAGCCCTTCCGGGTTGTTACAGCGGCTGGTCATTGCGCCCATGATAGCGCCGGTCCTCAGTTACGCCGAAGTGGAGCTGATACAGGCAGAGCTGGCACAGCGCAATATTATTCCTGCGGCAACTGCGGAAGAGCATTACCAGAAAGGAGTGAAAGCTGCTATCGAGATGTGGGGAGGTGTGATGCCGGACAATTACTTCACGCTGGAGAGCACCAAATACGACGGTACGCTGGAACGTATCATGCTGCAAAAGTATTATGCGCTTTTCTTCACGGATTACCAGCAATGGTTTGAGCATCGCCGTACCGGCCTGCCGGTATTGCCTACCACCACTTTCATGTATAATGACAGGAAGATGCCCAACAGGTTATATTATCCTACTACCGCCAGGGTTTACAATACTGACAATTATCTGAAAGCGGTAGAACAGATGGGAGGTGACAAGATCGATATCAAAGTATGGTGGCAACAATAG
- the fabG gene encoding 3-oxoacyl-[acyl-carrier-protein] reductase, whose translation MKLLENKVAIVTGASRGIGEAIALKFAEQGANVAFTYVSSDEKARILEEKLRALGVQAKAYKSNAGVYEETETLVTEVLKEFGKIDICVNNAGISKDNLLLRMSPDQWDDVMNINLKSVYNMTKHVIRPMMKAKSGSIINMSSVIGIMGNAGQSSYAASKAGIIGFTKSIAQELGSRNIRCNAVAPGFIETDMTSYLKEGEQATSYIQQIPLARFGTPDDIANVCLFLASDMSSYVTGQTISACGGLCM comes from the coding sequence ATGAAATTACTGGAGAACAAAGTAGCGATTGTAACTGGCGCCAGCCGTGGTATTGGAGAAGCGATTGCTTTAAAATTTGCAGAACAGGGAGCTAACGTGGCTTTTACTTATGTAAGTTCTGATGAAAAAGCGAGAATCCTGGAAGAGAAACTCCGTGCGCTGGGCGTACAGGCAAAAGCCTATAAGTCAAATGCCGGTGTTTACGAAGAGACAGAGACGTTGGTAACGGAAGTGCTGAAAGAATTCGGAAAAATTGATATCTGCGTGAACAACGCCGGTATCTCCAAAGATAACCTCCTGCTGCGTATGAGCCCGGACCAATGGGATGATGTGATGAACATCAACCTGAAAAGCGTGTATAACATGACCAAACACGTGATCCGCCCAATGATGAAAGCCAAATCCGGCAGTATCATCAACATGAGCTCTGTTATCGGTATCATGGGCAATGCCGGTCAAAGCAGTTATGCCGCTTCCAAAGCCGGTATCATCGGATTCACCAAATCCATCGCACAGGAACTGGGCAGCCGTAACATCCGCTGCAACGCGGTAGCGCCGGGCTTTATCGAAACAGATATGACCAGCTACCTGAAAGAAGGCGAACAAGCCACCAGCTACATCCAGCAGATTCCGCTGGCCCGCTTCGGCACGCCGGACGATATCGCCAATGTATGCCTCTTCCTGGCTTCCGACATGAGCAGCTATGTTACTGGTCAGACGATCAGCGCCTGCGGCGGTTTATGCATGTAG